A segment of the bacterium genome:
GTAACGCTCCCTGGCGCCGAGGAGGGGCTCAAGTATTTTCTGACCCCGAACATCGAAGCACTCAAGGATCCGGCGGTCTGGCATGCCGCATACAGCCAGGTCTTCTACTCTCTTACTATAGGCTTCGGAGTCATGATAGCTTACGCCTCCTTTCTGCCCCGCAAGACCGATATAATAAACAACGCGATAATCATAGGTCTTGCTGATGCGGGGACCGCTTTTGCAGGAGGAATCGTCGTCTTCTCCACGCTTGGCTACTACGCCCAGACCACAGGGCAGAAGGTTGCAGACGTTGTTGCCTCCGGCCCCGGTCTCGCATTCGTAACCTACCCCATGATCATCAATAAGCTTCCCCTGGCGCCGGTGTTCGGGGTTCTGTTCTTCATAATGCTTCTTACCCTCGCGATAGACTCCGCCTTCTCTCTCGTCGAAGGAGCCGCAGCAGGGCTTCTTGACCGCTTCAAATGGAAGCGCTACCCGACTTTGATAGCGATGGCTGTGGCGGCATTGTTCATCGGCGTCATCTACATCACAGGCAGCGGCTTGTACTGGCTCGACATCGTCGACCACTTCATGAACAACTTCGGGCTTTTTGCGGTCGTTCTCGGCGAATGCATAGTCGTCGGATGGATGTGGCGCTCCCGGTTTCTCAGGAGTCATTCCAACCTTCGTTCCGAAGTCAAGGTTGGCGTATGGTGGGAGGGCATGATTCAATGGGTCATTCCGGCTATCATTCTCTTTATCCTTTCATTCACAGTTATCGATCGCATCAAGGCGCCGTATGGCGGCGACTATCTCGCCGAGTTCGTAGGCGGCTGGCTCGTCATAGGACTTCTCGCTGAGACTGCCATCATCATGTCCCGGATGCAATGGAGAAAGAAAATACCGGCGATGCTCATCCCTCCCATACTCATCGCTTCGTTCTACGGCCTGCGTTTTTCCTGGATTCAGTCCCACTTTACTCCTCAAGAGATGTCCGGGATTCAGACTCCGCTCTTCCTCGCTTTGTGGTGGGTCGGCATTGCCGTGTTGATTGAAATCGCCCTCCTATTGACGAAGATGAAG
Coding sequences within it:
- a CDS encoding sodium-dependent transporter, with amino-acid sequence MEKHASWDSRAAFILAAIGSAIGLGNVWRFPYIAYKFGGGAFLIPYLVALATAGIPLLILEFSLGHKMRASAPFSFSKIKKNTEWLGWFALLVGFIIVTYYAVVMAWSSRYLISSFTLEWGKNPKVVESFFFAKILGVTKGPFELGKIMWPLLGLLVLMWVWVIASIWKGAKTVSKVVWVTVIAPWVILVIFLIRGVTLPGAEEGLKYFLTPNIEALKDPAVWHAAYSQVFYSLTIGFGVMIAYASFLPRKTDIINNAIIIGLADAGTAFAGGIVVFSTLGYYAQTTGQKVADVVASGPGLAFVTYPMIINKLPLAPVFGVLFFIMLLTLAIDSAFSLVEGAAAGLLDRFKWKRYPTLIAMAVAALFIGVIYITGSGLYWLDIVDHFMNNFGLFAVVLGECIVVGWMWRSRFLRSHSNLRSEVKVGVWWEGMIQWVIPAIILFILSFTVIDRIKAPYGGDYLAEFVGGWLVIGLLAETAIIMSRMQWRKKIPAMLIPPILIASFYGLRFSWIQSHFTPQEMSGIQTPLFLALWWVGIAVLIEIALLLTKMKPMRKLALMLAPPGLVGAFYLVSCAWRANKPQIVILIFTCLVLYGGIVLSLWRSAWFVKKVKRGEIVLPDDKED